A genomic region of Salvelinus sp. IW2-2015 unplaced genomic scaffold, ASM291031v2 Un_scaffold5579, whole genome shotgun sequence contains the following coding sequences:
- the cunh15orf61 gene encoding uncharacterized protein C15orf61 homolog isoform X1, protein MIHSMKEVLRRIHNIFLKXALFPSALRRKGRPRPAASEVLTCHLLQRNLPSWTSFCVRYSVVTNDQFGRSNFNWAVQGANYQILRTGCFPFIKYHCSKAPAQNLDYEDTFFSILKVINLGIPCLAYGMGCLMVITATETVQTSAGPVTVYFAFKEKDTQY, encoded by the exons ATGATCCATAGCATGAAAGAAGTTCTCCGGCGGATACACAACATATTCCTGAAAYTCGCTCTGTTTCCGAGCGCACTGCGGAGGAAAGGACGGCCGCGTCCCGCAGCTTCGGAGGTGCTGACATGTCACCTGCTACAGCGGAACCTTCCTTCCTGGACCTCCTTCTGTGTCCGCTACAGCGTCGTCACTAACGACCAGTTCGGGAGGTCCAACTTCAACTGGGCCGTACAGGGAGCCAACTACCAGATACTGAGGACGGGCTGTTTCCCCTTTATCAAGTACCACTGTTCCAAAGCACCAGCACAGAACTTAGACTATGAAGACACGTTTTTCAGCATATTGAAAGTCATCAATCTAG GTATCCCGTGTTTRGCCTATGGCATGGGCTGTCTGATGGTAATAACAGCTACAGAGACTGTACAGACTAGTGCCGGACCTGTCACTGTATATTTTGCCTtcaaagagaaagacacacaGTATTAA
- the cunh15orf61 gene encoding uncharacterized protein C15orf61 homolog isoform X2 — MIHSMKEVLRRIHNIFLKXALFPSALRRKGRPRPAASEVLTCHLLQRNLPSWTSFCVRYSVVTNDQFGRSNFNWAVQGANYQILRTGCFPFIKYHCSKAPAQNLDYEDTFFSILKVINLGIPCLAYGMGCLMIELCLW; from the exons ATGATCCATAGCATGAAAGAAGTTCTCCGGCGGATACACAACATATTCCTGAAAYTCGCTCTGTTTCCGAGCGCACTGCGGAGGAAAGGACGGCCGCGTCCCGCAGCTTCGGAGGTGCTGACATGTCACCTGCTACAGCGGAACCTTCCTTCCTGGACCTCCTTCTGTGTCCGCTACAGCGTCGTCACTAACGACCAGTTCGGGAGGTCCAACTTCAACTGGGCCGTACAGGGAGCCAACTACCAGATACTGAGGACGGGCTGTTTCCCCTTTATCAAGTACCACTGTTCCAAAGCACCAGCACAGAACTTAGACTATGAAGACACGTTTTTCAGCATATTGAAAGTCATCAATCTAG GTATCCCGTGTTTRGCCTATGGCATGGGCTGTCTGATG ATTGAACTGTGCCTGTGGTGA